The Drosophila teissieri strain GT53w chromosome X, Prin_Dtei_1.1, whole genome shotgun sequence genome has a segment encoding these proteins:
- the LOC122623838 gene encoding serine protease easter isoform X1, which produces MLLLIPLFLALLGAEAQQFGKAIMHFGNCNSVEFGRGTCIEKKDCDFYAVDKLMELASKQQCFSRQRPDLVCCPRETNIIPPLGPRISNETTNLTTAAVNNNNNNNTTPLKLLARTTPRPPSGIDQLPQHPYCGSAFSFRLVGGHNTGLFEFPWTTLLEYDTVGGGKDYACGASFIAQRWLVTAAHCIHTFGRNLTAAILGEWNRDTDPDCENDLNGVRECAPPHIRVTIDRILPHAQYSTVNYRNDIALLRLSRPVNWLQMQYLEPVCLPPQRGRFADQLAGSAADVSGWGKTESSGSSKIKRKAMLHIQPQDQCQEAFYKDSKIMLTDSQMCAGGEIGVDSCGGDSGGPLTVEANTPSGNRYVYLAGVVSIGRERCGTALFSGVYTRVSSYMDWIESTIRANRV; this is translated from the exons ATGCTCCTGCTTATACCGCTTTTCCTGGCCCTCTTGGGGGCAGAGGCCCAGCAATTTGGCA AAGCCATCATGCATtttggcaactgcaactcggTGGAATTCGGCAGGGGCACCTGCATCGAGAAGAAGGACTGCGATTTCTATGCCGTCGACAAGCTCATGGAGTTGGCCAGCAAACAGCAGTGCTTCTCCCGCCAGCGACCCGATCTG GTGTGTTGCCCCCGTGAGACGAATATTATACCGCCACTGGGACCCAGGATCAGCAATGAGACCACGAACCTCACAACCGCGGCggtgaacaacaacaacaacaacaacaccactCCGCTGAAGCTGCTGGCCCGCAccacgccacgcccacccagcGGCATTGACCAGTTGCCGCAGCATCCGTACTGCGGCTCCGCCTTCTCGTTCCGCCTGGTGGGTGGTCACAATACGGGACTCTTCGAGTTCCCGTGGACCACGCTGCTGGAGTACGACACCGTGGGCGGTGGCAAGGACTACGCCTGCGGCGCATCCTTCATTGCGCAGCGATGGCTCGTAACGGCCGCCCATTGCATCCACACGTTTGGCCGCAATCTCACCGCCGCCATTTTGGGTGAATGGAATCGGGACACGGATCCGGATTGCGAGAACGATCTGAATGGCGTGCGGGAGTGTGCGCCGCCGCACATCCGGGTGACCATCGATCGCATACTGCCGCATGCGCAGTACTCGACGGTGAACTATCGGAATGATATAGCACTGCTGCGATTGTCACGGCCGGTGAACTGGCTGCAGATGCAGTATCTGGAGCCCGTCTGCTTGCCACCGCAGCGGGGCAGGTTCGCCGATCAGTTGGCCGGCTCGGCGGCCGATGTATCCGGCTGGGGCAAGACCGAGtccagtggcagcagcaagaTCAAGCGCAAGGCGATGCTGCACATCCAGCCGCAGGATCAGTGCCAGGAGGCCTTCTACAAGGACTCGAAGATTATGCTCACCGACAGCCAGATGTGTGCCGGCGGCGAGATTGGCGTGGACTCCTGCGGTGGCGACTCCGGCGGTCCACTGACCGTCGAGGCCAACACGCCCAGCGGCAATCGGTATGTGTATCTGGCCGGAGTCGTCTCCATTGGACGGGAGCGTTGTGGCACCGCGTTGTTCTCCGGCGTTTACACCCGCGTCAGCAGCTACATGGACTGGATAGAGAGCACCATTCGGGCCAATCGCGTTTGA
- the LOC122623838 gene encoding serine protease easter isoform X2, which translates to MLLLIPLFLALLGAEAQQFGTIMHFGNCNSVEFGRGTCIEKKDCDFYAVDKLMELASKQQCFSRQRPDLVCCPRETNIIPPLGPRISNETTNLTTAAVNNNNNNNTTPLKLLARTTPRPPSGIDQLPQHPYCGSAFSFRLVGGHNTGLFEFPWTTLLEYDTVGGGKDYACGASFIAQRWLVTAAHCIHTFGRNLTAAILGEWNRDTDPDCENDLNGVRECAPPHIRVTIDRILPHAQYSTVNYRNDIALLRLSRPVNWLQMQYLEPVCLPPQRGRFADQLAGSAADVSGWGKTESSGSSKIKRKAMLHIQPQDQCQEAFYKDSKIMLTDSQMCAGGEIGVDSCGGDSGGPLTVEANTPSGNRYVYLAGVVSIGRERCGTALFSGVYTRVSSYMDWIESTIRANRV; encoded by the exons ATGCTCCTGCTTATACCGCTTTTCCTGGCCCTCTTGGGGGCAGAGGCCCAGCAATTTGGCA CCATCATGCATtttggcaactgcaactcggTGGAATTCGGCAGGGGCACCTGCATCGAGAAGAAGGACTGCGATTTCTATGCCGTCGACAAGCTCATGGAGTTGGCCAGCAAACAGCAGTGCTTCTCCCGCCAGCGACCCGATCTG GTGTGTTGCCCCCGTGAGACGAATATTATACCGCCACTGGGACCCAGGATCAGCAATGAGACCACGAACCTCACAACCGCGGCggtgaacaacaacaacaacaacaacaccactCCGCTGAAGCTGCTGGCCCGCAccacgccacgcccacccagcGGCATTGACCAGTTGCCGCAGCATCCGTACTGCGGCTCCGCCTTCTCGTTCCGCCTGGTGGGTGGTCACAATACGGGACTCTTCGAGTTCCCGTGGACCACGCTGCTGGAGTACGACACCGTGGGCGGTGGCAAGGACTACGCCTGCGGCGCATCCTTCATTGCGCAGCGATGGCTCGTAACGGCCGCCCATTGCATCCACACGTTTGGCCGCAATCTCACCGCCGCCATTTTGGGTGAATGGAATCGGGACACGGATCCGGATTGCGAGAACGATCTGAATGGCGTGCGGGAGTGTGCGCCGCCGCACATCCGGGTGACCATCGATCGCATACTGCCGCATGCGCAGTACTCGACGGTGAACTATCGGAATGATATAGCACTGCTGCGATTGTCACGGCCGGTGAACTGGCTGCAGATGCAGTATCTGGAGCCCGTCTGCTTGCCACCGCAGCGGGGCAGGTTCGCCGATCAGTTGGCCGGCTCGGCGGCCGATGTATCCGGCTGGGGCAAGACCGAGtccagtggcagcagcaagaTCAAGCGCAAGGCGATGCTGCACATCCAGCCGCAGGATCAGTGCCAGGAGGCCTTCTACAAGGACTCGAAGATTATGCTCACCGACAGCCAGATGTGTGCCGGCGGCGAGATTGGCGTGGACTCCTGCGGTGGCGACTCCGGCGGTCCACTGACCGTCGAGGCCAACACGCCCAGCGGCAATCGGTATGTGTATCTGGCCGGAGTCGTCTCCATTGGACGGGAGCGTTGTGGCACCGCGTTGTTCTCCGGCGTTTACACCCGCGTCAGCAGCTACATGGACTGGATAGAGAGCACCATTCGGGCCAATCGCGTTTGA
- the LOC122624116 gene encoding carbonic anhydrase-related protein 10 yields the protein MELLQALCCTLLLLLARMQVLLAVSWEDWWTYDGISGPAFWGLINPEWSLCNKGRRQSPVNLEPQRLLFDPNLRPMHIDKHRISGLITNTGHSVIFTAGNDTVANYDGMQTPVNISGGPLSYRYRFHEIHMHYGLNDQFGSEHSVEGYTFPAEIQIFGYNSQLYANFSDALNRAQGIVGVSILLQLGDLSNAELRMLTDQLERIRYGGDEAFVKRLSIRGLLPDTDHYMTYDGSTTAPACHETVTWVVLNKPIYITKQQLHALRRLMQGSPDHPKAPLGNNYRPPQPLLHRPIRTNIDFKTTKSNGKAACPTMYREVYYKATSWKQN from the exons TTCTGCTCGCCGTCAGCTGGGAGGATTGGTGGACATACGATGGCATCTCAG GTCCTGCCTTTTGGGGCCTCATCAATCCGGAGTGGTCGCTGTGCAACAAGGGTCGTCGCCAGTCGCCGGTCAATCTGGAGCCCCAACGCCTGCTATTTGATCCCAACTTGAGGCCCATGCACATAGACAAGCACAGG ATTTCCGGACTGATCACTAATACGGGCCACAGCGTCATCTTCACGGCCGGCAACGATACGGTGGCCAACTACGACGGCATGCAGACGCCGGTGAACATCTCGGGCGGACCGCTGTCGTACCGCTACCGCTTCCACGAGATCCACATGCACTACGGCCTGAACGACCAATTTGGATCCGAGCACAGTGTCGAGGGCTACACGTTCCCCGCGGAG ATACAAATATTCGGCTACAATTCCCAGCTGTATGCAAATTTCTCGGATGCCCTCAATCGCGCCCAGGGCATCGTGGGCGTCTCCATTCTGCTGCAG CTGGGAGACCTCTCGAATGCGGAACTGCGCATGCTCACCGATCAGCTGGAGAGGATTCGCTATGGCGGCGATGAGGCGTTCGTGAAGCGGCTCTCCATCCGCGGACTGCTGCCGGACACGGATCACTATATGACCTACGATGGATCCACAACGGCGCCTGCCTGCCACGAAACAGTCACCTGGGTGGTGCTGAACAAGCCCATCTACATCACAAAGCAACAG TTGCACGCCCTGCGTCGCCTCATGCAGGGCAGCCCCGACCACCCGAAGGCGCCCCTGGGCAACAATTACCGGCCGCCCCAGCCGCTCCTGCACCGGCCCATCCGCACCAACATTGATTTCAAGACGACGAAGTCGAACGGCAAGGCCGCCTGCCCCACCATGTACCGCGAGGTCTACTACAAAG CGACCAGTTGGAAACAGAACTAG